The Edaphobacter sp. 12200R-103 genome contains a region encoding:
- the thiL gene encoding thiamine-phosphate kinase: protein MMRTRSGKLGELALIEQIRRTFSPPAAANRGSVALGIGDDCAILRPPRGSEILVTTDFSLENRHFRRDLHPAVSAGHRCLARGLSDLAAMGAKPMAAFLSLALPSELLKSAKGRRWTSEFFSGMDSLARQYDTPLAGGDTSESSGGLILADIILIGSAPIGRSLRRSGACPGNFLYVTGSLGGADAELKALLHSGRRSRAKASGDHPHFFPQPRLGVGSALLRRRLATAAIDLSDGLSTDLTHLCRASQVRAEIDAAVLPLHPLAAQLPPDEALHAALNGGEDYELLFSARPGTRVPASIAGVPITRIGTLHPQTGRRPLISLCDSDGKMTEVKPAGWEHFNS, encoded by the coding sequence ATGATGCGGACCAGATCGGGAAAGCTCGGGGAGCTTGCGCTTATCGAGCAGATTCGCAGGACATTTTCACCACCCGCTGCGGCAAACAGAGGGTCTGTCGCCCTGGGGATCGGCGACGACTGTGCCATCCTGCGTCCGCCCCGTGGATCCGAGATCCTGGTTACGACCGACTTCTCGCTCGAAAACCGGCACTTCCGTCGAGACCTGCATCCCGCCGTCTCGGCAGGTCACCGCTGCCTGGCGCGAGGACTGAGCGACCTGGCCGCGATGGGGGCAAAGCCCATGGCCGCGTTTCTCTCTCTCGCTCTTCCATCTGAACTGCTCAAGAGCGCAAAGGGCCGACGCTGGACCTCAGAGTTCTTCAGCGGGATGGACTCGCTGGCACGTCAATATGACACTCCGCTGGCCGGTGGCGATACGTCGGAATCCTCCGGCGGCCTAATCCTGGCAGACATCATCCTGATCGGCTCTGCCCCGATCGGCCGCTCTCTCCGCCGCTCCGGAGCGTGCCCCGGTAATTTCCTCTACGTGACGGGCTCACTCGGCGGTGCTGATGCGGAACTGAAGGCGCTGCTTCACTCTGGTCGCCGTTCGCGAGCGAAAGCCAGCGGAGACCATCCGCACTTCTTCCCCCAGCCGCGTCTCGGCGTCGGGTCCGCCCTGCTGCGCAGGAGACTTGCGACGGCGGCTATCGATCTGAGCGACGGACTCTCGACAGACCTCACACACCTCTGCCGCGCTTCCCAGGTTCGAGCGGAGATCGATGCTGCTGTTCTTCCTCTGCATCCGCTTGCCGCACAGCTTCCTCCCGACGAGGCCCTTCACGCTGCACTGAACGGTGGAGAAGACTATGAACTGCTGTTCAGTGCGAGACCGGGAACTCGCGTGCCGGCCAGTATCGCGGGAGTACCGATCACCCGCATTGGCACCCTTCATCCGCAGACCGGCAGAAGGCCGCTTATCTCACTTTGCGATTCCGATGGAAAAATGACCGAGGTGAAACCCGCTGGATGGGAGCACTTCAACTCCTGA
- a CDS encoding M23 family metallopeptidase: MKLKKRYYIMFVSRDEDGSLNKVPVPLHYAYLFIAAAVIGLFTITGLAGSYSRMLIKTARFNQLRHDHNTLQKDYANLEEAAHQKDIQAASLGSLASEVSALYGLTASKLALPMSRVTGKAAHRRAAAVADAVANAPLTETASLNDDTYYKSLDAFYSLRNQALSGAAARALTGMSHPGYSPGANLFGGLSPLSVEAAAYAPTLWPVMGPITSSFGQREDPVLGNGEGEFHKGLDISAPGGTPIRATADGVVRSAQVQNGYGREVTIDHGHGVETLYGHMSSFAVIAGQTVTRGEVIGYVGHSGRVSGATGNHVHYEVRIRNTPVNPHKYLRMTLAQLGDTEGTSSAVAAAPAGGPAKAASAGMDR, from the coding sequence TTGAAGCTGAAAAAGCGCTACTACATCATGTTCGTGAGTCGCGATGAGGATGGCAGCCTGAACAAGGTTCCCGTTCCGCTGCATTATGCGTATCTCTTTATCGCGGCGGCTGTTATCGGGCTGTTTACGATTACCGGGCTGGCAGGGTCGTACTCGCGGATGCTGATTAAAACCGCGAGATTCAATCAGTTGCGCCACGATCACAACACTCTGCAGAAGGACTACGCGAACCTTGAAGAGGCTGCGCATCAGAAGGACATCCAGGCCGCATCTCTGGGGTCGCTGGCAAGCGAAGTCTCGGCTCTCTATGGCCTGACAGCCAGCAAACTGGCGCTTCCCATGAGCAGGGTGACGGGCAAGGCCGCACATCGTCGCGCCGCCGCAGTCGCCGATGCTGTTGCGAATGCGCCTCTTACGGAGACGGCGAGTCTGAATGACGACACGTACTACAAGTCGCTGGATGCCTTCTATTCGCTTCGTAACCAGGCCCTGAGCGGTGCTGCGGCAAGAGCGCTTACCGGGATGAGCCACCCGGGCTACAGTCCGGGCGCGAATCTTTTTGGAGGATTGTCTCCTTTGAGTGTCGAAGCGGCTGCCTACGCCCCCACCCTGTGGCCGGTTATGGGGCCTATCACCAGCAGCTTCGGCCAGCGGGAAGATCCTGTGCTTGGCAACGGCGAAGGAGAGTTTCATAAGGGGTTGGATATCTCTGCTCCCGGTGGAACTCCGATCCGTGCGACCGCTGATGGTGTCGTGAGGTCTGCTCAAGTGCAAAATGGCTACGGACGTGAGGTGACCATCGACCACGGCCATGGTGTGGAGACACTCTATGGACACATGTCCAGTTTTGCGGTGATTGCTGGGCAGACGGTAACTCGTGGTGAGGTGATCGGTTACGTGGGACACAGCGGTCGTGTAAGCGGAGCGACAGGCAACCATGTCCATTATGAGGTTCGCATCCGCAACACTCCCGTCAATCCGCACAAGTACCTTCGGATGACGCTGGCACAACTGGGAGATACGGAGGGTACTTCGTCTGCTGTAGCGGCTGCGCCCGCGGGAGGCCCCGCCAAGGCAGCCAGTGCAGGGATGGACCGCTAG